In Rhodococcus rhodochrous, a single genomic region encodes these proteins:
- a CDS encoding MaoC family dehydratase, with amino-acid sequence MRVFNGIDEVEKAVGEHLGHSDWLEIDQKRIDLFAEATGDHQWIHVDPERAKDGPYGKTIAHGYLTLSLLPVLGTQIFSLEGLKMKVNYGSNKVRYPAPVPVGSRIRAGAEFKSLERTAKGANLVVGYTIEIEGGERPALVAETVVVLVP; translated from the coding sequence ATGCGGGTTTTCAACGGAATCGACGAGGTCGAGAAGGCCGTCGGCGAGCACCTCGGCCACAGCGACTGGCTCGAGATCGACCAGAAGCGGATCGACCTGTTCGCCGAGGCCACCGGCGACCACCAGTGGATCCACGTCGACCCCGAGCGCGCGAAGGACGGCCCGTACGGCAAGACCATCGCCCACGGCTACCTGACCCTGTCGCTGCTGCCGGTGCTCGGCACCCAGATCTTCTCCCTCGAGGGCCTGAAGATGAAGGTCAATTACGGCAGCAACAAGGTTCGCTACCCCGCGCCGGTCCCCGTCGGCTCGCGGATCCGCGCCGGCGCGGAGTTCAAGTCGCTCGAGCGCACGGCGAAGGGCGCGAACCTCGTCGTCGGATACACCATCGAGATCGAGGGCGGAGAGCGTCCGGCACTGGTCGCCGAGACGGTCGTCGTTCTCGTCCCCTGA
- a CDS encoding alpha/beta fold hydrolase, translated as MSNNGSAPQWFVDALATPVETGKVEAAGATIAYRAWGESGLPGIVLVHGGMAHSGWWDHIGPQLAAGRRVVALDLSGHGDSDHREHYTLEAWSAEVVAAARAGGISGPPVLIGHSMGGIVSFAASHLHGDELAGVVIIDSPIRDMTPEELEMRAKAVANAGPPKVYAAAEDAVARFRLVPPQDDAEPYVLEHIARGSLKQVDGGWSWKFDNLRMGREGRRSLEAMSPGCAVAYFRCERGIIDDALYGRMVDNLGPDALLIDLPASGHHPMIDQPLAVVAAARTLLAAWGR; from the coding sequence ATGAGCAATAACGGATCTGCTCCTCAGTGGTTCGTCGACGCCCTGGCCACACCCGTCGAGACCGGGAAGGTCGAGGCAGCCGGTGCGACCATCGCCTACCGGGCGTGGGGCGAATCCGGTCTGCCGGGCATCGTGCTGGTCCACGGCGGCATGGCCCATTCGGGGTGGTGGGACCACATCGGCCCGCAGCTCGCCGCCGGACGTCGCGTCGTCGCGCTCGACCTGAGCGGTCACGGCGACAGCGACCACCGCGAGCACTACACCCTGGAAGCGTGGTCCGCGGAGGTCGTCGCTGCGGCCCGCGCCGGCGGCATCAGCGGTCCACCGGTCCTCATCGGTCACAGCATGGGCGGGATCGTCTCGTTCGCCGCCTCGCATCTCCACGGCGACGAACTCGCCGGTGTGGTGATCATCGATTCGCCGATCCGCGACATGACGCCCGAGGAACTCGAGATGCGCGCGAAAGCCGTCGCGAACGCCGGACCGCCGAAGGTGTACGCCGCGGCGGAGGACGCCGTCGCCCGATTCCGCCTCGTGCCGCCGCAGGACGACGCCGAACCCTACGTGCTCGAGCACATCGCCCGCGGATCGCTGAAGCAGGTCGACGGCGGCTGGTCGTGGAAATTCGACAATCTCCGCATGGGACGTGAGGGGCGCCGTAGCCTCGAGGCGATGAGTCCGGGATGCGCCGTCGCCTACTTCCGCTGCGAACGCGGCATCATCGACGACGCGCTCTACGGGCGGATGGTCGACAATCTGGGTCCTGATGCGTTGTTGATCGATCTCCCGGCCTCGGGCCACCATCCGATGATCGATCAGCCGCTGGCCGTCGTCGCCGCAGCCCGGACGCTGCTGGCAGCCTGGGGGAGATGA
- a CDS encoding N-acyl-D-amino-acid deacylase family protein produces MSGVDHNNGDFDVIVRGGLWFDGTGAPGVVRNLGIRDGVVVTATSDDLPTGPNTEVVDAHGRWVMPGFVDTHTHYDAEVLVGPGLSESVRHGVTTVLMGNCSISTVFVPPVDAADLFSRVEALPREHVLSALEKSKTWNTPREYIEALNKLPLGPNVTAFVGHSDLRASVMGLGRSTESANRPTRAELAEIDARVEDALDAGFLGVSTMTNPWDKMDGDRYRSRTLPSTHASWSEFRRLHKILRRRGRTLQAVPNLNTKYDVAFFALASTGIGRKPMKASVLAAADTKAERWVNRIFGPIAFAANRIGKGAFRWQHLPTTFEVYSDGIDLVVFEEFGSGRAALHLQDELVRNDLLRDEAYRRWFRQDFEKKFSPRVWHRDFDDTRIVECPDASLVGRSIGDVARERKLHPVDTFLDLVVEYGRKFRWHTVIANDRSKVADRLIRTPGVTVGFSDAGAHLRNMAFYNFAICLLRRVHDAEKAGRPFLTLPEAVHKLTGELGDFYGIDAGHLRVGDRADFVVVDPAGLNADVDAYHESPLEEFGGIRRMVNRNDRAVTATAVAGRVVFRDGEFVSGYGRTVGTGRFLRAGVEERGPAPMRVPAGEPVA; encoded by the coding sequence ATGAGTGGTGTAGATCACAATAATGGGGATTTCGACGTCATCGTCCGAGGTGGTCTCTGGTTCGACGGGACGGGCGCACCCGGCGTCGTCCGCAACCTCGGCATCCGCGACGGAGTCGTCGTCACCGCGACCTCCGACGACCTTCCCACCGGTCCGAACACCGAGGTCGTCGACGCGCACGGCCGCTGGGTGATGCCCGGCTTCGTCGACACCCACACCCACTACGACGCCGAAGTGCTCGTGGGTCCGGGTCTGTCCGAGTCGGTGCGGCACGGCGTCACGACCGTGCTCATGGGCAACTGCTCGATCTCGACGGTCTTCGTGCCGCCGGTCGACGCTGCCGACCTGTTCAGTCGCGTCGAAGCACTCCCGCGCGAGCACGTCCTCTCGGCCCTCGAGAAGTCCAAGACCTGGAACACGCCCCGCGAATACATCGAGGCGCTGAACAAGCTTCCGCTCGGCCCGAACGTGACGGCCTTCGTGGGACATTCGGACCTCCGCGCGTCGGTGATGGGGCTCGGGCGCTCCACCGAGTCGGCGAACCGCCCGACCCGGGCCGAACTCGCCGAGATCGACGCGCGCGTCGAGGACGCCCTCGACGCGGGCTTCCTCGGCGTGTCGACGATGACGAACCCGTGGGACAAGATGGACGGCGACCGCTATCGCTCGCGCACCCTGCCGTCCACCCACGCGTCGTGGTCGGAATTCCGCCGCCTGCACAAGATCTTGCGCCGGCGCGGTCGTACCCTGCAGGCAGTGCCGAACCTCAACACCAAGTACGACGTCGCGTTCTTCGCCCTCGCCAGCACGGGCATCGGGCGCAAGCCGATGAAGGCGTCGGTGCTCGCAGCGGCCGACACGAAGGCCGAACGGTGGGTCAACCGCATCTTCGGTCCGATCGCATTTGCGGCCAACCGGATCGGCAAGGGTGCCTTCCGCTGGCAACATCTGCCCACGACCTTCGAGGTGTACTCCGACGGCATCGACCTCGTCGTCTTCGAGGAGTTCGGATCGGGCCGTGCCGCACTGCATCTGCAGGACGAACTCGTCCGCAACGACCTGTTGCGCGATGAGGCCTACCGCCGCTGGTTCCGGCAGGACTTCGAGAAGAAGTTCTCGCCGCGCGTGTGGCACCGCGACTTCGACGACACTCGGATCGTCGAATGCCCCGACGCCTCGCTCGTCGGCCGGTCGATCGGTGACGTCGCGCGCGAGAGGAAGCTGCATCCTGTCGACACCTTCCTCGACCTCGTCGTCGAGTACGGCCGGAAGTTCCGGTGGCACACCGTGATCGCCAACGACCGAAGCAAGGTCGCCGACCGGCTCATCCGCACGCCCGGCGTCACCGTCGGGTTCTCGGATGCCGGCGCCCACCTGCGGAACATGGCCTTCTACAACTTCGCGATCTGCCTGCTCCGCCGCGTCCACGACGCCGAGAAGGCGGGCAGGCCGTTCCTCACGCTGCCCGAAGCCGTCCACAAGCTCACCGGCGAACTCGGCGACTTCTACGGAATCGATGCCGGCCACCTGCGGGTGGGTGACCGCGCCGACTTCGTCGTCGTCGATCCTGCCGGGCTGAACGCCGACGTCGATGCCTATCACGAGTCGCCGCTCGAGGAGTTCGGCGGAATCCGCCGCATGGTCAACCGCAACGACCGCGCGGTGACGGCGACGGCGGTCGCCGGCCGGGTGGTCTTCCGCGACGGCGAGTTCGTGTCCGGTTACGGACGCACCGTCGGCACCGGCCGGTTCCTGCGCGCCGGGGTGGAGGAGCGCGGACCCGCGCCGATGCGCGTCCCGGCGGGTGAGCCCGTCGCGTGA
- a CDS encoding TetR/AcrR family transcriptional regulator, protein MSAPAVRRTQQERREETIGRILDATITALAELGYTATTIGEVCRRSGVSSGGVFRHFPTRLDLMIAAADAVRERQFANFEAGLAALGDEHADISESLRVCLELLRTACRAPMNAAWYELLGAARTDPALREHLTPMAERYHAQIVDFGRSLPVAARFPADVFDTLLLSLVHMFDGEALASTVHPQPEFEVRRIELMARMLALVTSDISSNNEQ, encoded by the coding sequence GTGAGTGCACCCGCAGTACGTCGTACCCAGCAGGAGCGCAGGGAGGAGACGATCGGTCGCATCCTCGACGCGACCATCACTGCCCTCGCCGAGCTCGGCTACACCGCGACCACGATCGGTGAGGTGTGCCGGCGCTCGGGGGTGTCGTCGGGTGGGGTGTTCCGGCACTTCCCCACGCGACTCGACCTGATGATCGCGGCGGCCGACGCCGTCCGGGAACGCCAGTTCGCGAATTTCGAAGCGGGTCTCGCGGCGCTCGGTGACGAGCACGCGGACATCTCCGAGTCGCTGCGGGTGTGCCTCGAGCTGCTGCGCACCGCCTGCCGGGCCCCGATGAACGCAGCCTGGTACGAACTGCTCGGCGCGGCGCGCACCGACCCGGCGTTGCGGGAGCATCTGACGCCGATGGCCGAGCGCTACCACGCCCAGATCGTCGATTTCGGCAGGTCGCTGCCTGTCGCGGCACGGTTCCCGGCCGACGTCTTCGACACCCTCCTGCTGTCGCTCGTGCACATGTTCGATGGCGAAGCGCTGGCGTCGACGGTGCATCCGCAGCCGGAATTCGAGGTGCGACGGATCGAACTGATGGCCCGGATGTTGGCGCTCGTCACATCTGACATAAGTTCGAATAATGAGCAATAA
- a CDS encoding FAS1-like dehydratase domain-containing protein yields MPLNPDLAGRIFPPTSYLVGREKIREFARAVRSTHPIHLDPEAARAAGFPDVVAPTTFTTVVQSPSVTQLLETPGTGLELHRVVHGSEKVEHRRPIVAGDDLTATLTITKVTERAGNHILSTICEIRDDTDDLVAVVTSTLLHRGDDA; encoded by the coding sequence ATGCCGCTGAACCCCGACCTTGCCGGACGCATCTTTCCGCCGACGTCCTATCTCGTCGGCCGGGAGAAGATCCGGGAATTCGCCCGCGCCGTCCGATCGACGCATCCGATCCACCTCGATCCGGAGGCAGCCCGGGCCGCCGGCTTCCCTGATGTCGTGGCTCCTACGACCTTCACCACCGTCGTCCAGAGTCCGTCGGTGACACAACTTCTGGAGACGCCGGGTACCGGTCTCGAGCTGCACCGGGTGGTGCACGGGTCGGAGAAGGTCGAGCACCGGCGCCCGATCGTGGCCGGCGACGACCTGACCGCGACGCTCACCATCACGAAGGTCACCGAACGCGCCGGCAACCACATCCTGTCCACGATCTGCGAGATCCGGGACGACACGGACGATCTGGTCGCGGTGGTCACTTCGACACTGCTTCACCGAGGAGACGACGCATGA
- a CDS encoding ABC transporter permease, translated as MPLVPQAVAIVIAIALWWLVTTVLVAPDSLVRDFAPQYVFPAIIDLFARGVLLPDTLASLWRLLVGLLIAATLGIPLGLLIGLNPLVERATMPIMQFLRMISPLSWAPIAVALFGIGHQPVFFLIAAAAIWPIVINTAAGVHGIDQGYLMVARSFGATRLELLTTVVLPAIRAQVQTGLRVGLGIAWVVLVPAEMLGVRSGLGYQILNARDQLAYDQVMAVIVVIGFLGFWLDWAARHLLRERRRPVSVEEADRPL; from the coding sequence CTGCCCCTCGTCCCCCAGGCCGTCGCCATCGTCATCGCGATCGCCTTGTGGTGGCTGGTGACGACAGTGCTCGTCGCGCCGGATTCGCTCGTGCGGGACTTCGCCCCGCAGTACGTCTTCCCGGCGATCATCGACCTGTTCGCACGCGGCGTCCTGCTGCCCGACACCCTCGCGAGCCTGTGGCGGTTGCTGGTGGGTCTGCTGATCGCCGCGACGCTCGGCATCCCGCTCGGGTTGCTGATCGGACTCAACCCGTTGGTCGAGCGCGCGACGATGCCCATCATGCAGTTCCTGCGGATGATCTCGCCGCTGTCGTGGGCGCCGATCGCCGTGGCGCTGTTCGGCATCGGCCACCAGCCGGTCTTCTTCCTCATCGCCGCCGCCGCGATCTGGCCGATCGTCATCAACACGGCGGCCGGTGTGCACGGCATCGACCAGGGCTATCTGATGGTGGCCCGCTCGTTCGGTGCGACGCGACTCGAACTGCTCACCACCGTCGTCCTGCCGGCCATCCGCGCGCAGGTACAGACCGGTCTGCGGGTCGGTCTCGGTATCGCGTGGGTCGTGCTCGTCCCCGCCGAGATGCTCGGCGTGCGGTCCGGTCTCGGCTACCAGATCCTCAACGCCCGCGACCAGCTCGCCTACGACCAGGTCATGGCCGTGATCGTCGTGATCGGTTTCCTCGGGTTCTGGCTCGACTGGGCGGCGCGGCACCTGCTGCGCGAACGGCGCAGACCGGTGAGCGTCGAGGAAGCCGACCGCCCGCTCTGA
- a CDS encoding MaoC/PaaZ C-terminal domain-containing protein has product MTLGTALRFDELEVGAIIAKTELTVTRNDLVRYAGASGDFNPIHYDEVVAAGEGLPGVLCQGMLTAALALQTLTERLGDPTVVVSYETRFTRPVVVDPMHGAVLSVSARVARRDEAERIARIDITVSVDDRRVLGRTQVRLAFSS; this is encoded by the coding sequence ATGACACTCGGCACCGCACTACGATTCGACGAACTCGAGGTCGGTGCGATCATCGCGAAGACCGAACTGACGGTGACCCGCAACGATCTGGTCCGCTACGCCGGTGCCTCGGGCGACTTCAACCCGATCCACTACGACGAGGTCGTCGCGGCCGGCGAAGGGCTCCCCGGCGTGCTCTGCCAGGGAATGCTCACCGCAGCCCTCGCCCTGCAGACCCTCACGGAACGGCTCGGCGATCCCACCGTGGTCGTCTCCTACGAGACACGGTTCACGCGACCCGTTGTGGTCGACCCGATGCACGGTGCCGTCCTGTCGGTGTCTGCGAGGGTCGCCCGCCGCGACGAGGCGGAGCGCATCGCACGGATCGATATCACCGTATCCGTCGACGACCGGCGGGTGCTCGGCAGGACCCAGGTCCGGCTCGCGTTCTCGTCCTGA
- a CDS encoding acyl-CoA dehydrogenase family protein, with translation MTYLNDEETFLVKTVRDFIDREVKPSVQEVEHANEYPEKWIEQMKQIGIYGLAVPEEYGGSPVSMPCYVQVTEELARGWMSLSGAMGGHTVVAKLLTLFGTEEQKSKYLPRLATGEIRATMALTEPGGGSDLQAMTTTAKRDGDELVINGAKTWITNARRSGLIALLCKTDPTAQPRHKGISVVLVEHGPGLTVSRDLPKLGYKGVESCELSFDNYRISADAILGGEPGKGFAHMMKGLETGRLQVASRALGVATAALEDSLAYAQQRESFGQPIWKHQSVGNYLAEMATKLTAARQLARYAAEKYDSGERCDMEAGMAKLYCSEIAMEIALNAVRIHGGYGYSTEYDVERYFRDAPLMIVGEGTNEIQRNVIASQLVARGGL, from the coding sequence GTGACCTACCTGAACGACGAAGAGACTTTTCTGGTCAAGACCGTCCGCGACTTCATCGATCGGGAGGTCAAGCCGTCGGTGCAGGAGGTCGAGCACGCCAACGAGTACCCCGAGAAGTGGATCGAGCAGATGAAGCAGATCGGCATCTACGGGCTCGCCGTGCCGGAAGAGTACGGCGGATCGCCGGTGTCGATGCCCTGCTACGTCCAGGTCACCGAGGAACTCGCCCGCGGATGGATGTCGCTGTCGGGTGCGATGGGCGGGCACACCGTCGTCGCCAAGCTGCTGACCCTGTTCGGCACCGAGGAGCAGAAGAGCAAGTACCTGCCCAGGCTGGCCACCGGTGAGATCCGCGCGACGATGGCGCTGACCGAGCCCGGCGGCGGCTCCGACCTGCAGGCGATGACGACGACCGCCAAGCGCGACGGCGACGAGCTGGTCATCAACGGTGCCAAGACGTGGATCACCAACGCGCGTCGCTCGGGGCTGATCGCGCTGCTGTGCAAGACCGATCCCACCGCGCAGCCGCGCCACAAGGGCATCTCGGTGGTGCTCGTCGAGCACGGCCCGGGCCTGACGGTCTCGCGCGACCTGCCCAAGCTGGGTTACAAGGGCGTCGAGTCGTGCGAACTGAGTTTCGACAACTACCGCATCTCCGCCGACGCGATCCTCGGCGGCGAGCCCGGCAAGGGCTTCGCCCACATGATGAAGGGACTCGAGACCGGTCGTCTGCAGGTCGCCTCCCGCGCCCTGGGTGTCGCGACCGCCGCGCTCGAGGATTCGCTCGCCTACGCGCAGCAGCGCGAGAGCTTCGGCCAGCCGATCTGGAAGCACCAGTCCGTCGGCAACTACCTGGCGGAGATGGCCACCAAGCTCACCGCCGCGCGGCAGCTGGCGCGCTACGCGGCGGAGAAGTACGACAGCGGTGAGCGCTGCGACATGGAGGCCGGCATGGCCAAGCTGTACTGCTCGGAGATCGCGATGGAGATCGCCCTGAACGCGGTGCGCATCCACGGCGGTTACGGCTACTCCACCGAGTACGACGTCGAGCGCTACTTCCGCGACGCGCCGCTGATGATCGTCGGCGAGGGCACCAACGAGATCCAGCGCAACGTCATCGCGAGCCAGCTCGTAGCACGCGGCGGACTGTGA
- a CDS encoding alanine racemase: MDLDTTPALLVDRDILDRNIARMAQSAASRGLSLRPHAKTHKCSEIGRRQLGAGARGLTVATVSEAEVFADEGFDDLFVAYPLWVDAARGARLRALADRVRLTVGIDSATGARQLVEHAGTAIGVLIEIDSGHHRTGVLPEQAGTVASTAREAGLDVRGVFTFPGHSYAPDAPDSAAREEADALAAAAASLRAVGIEPTVISGGSSPTALLDVPTVATELRPGVYVFGDAQQLELGAVSESDIALTALATVVSARDEVVVLDAGSKVLGADRAAWATGYGRILGEPDARITALSEHHATVQWPEASTRPRLGDRVRVIPNHVCNAVNLADELITVSGDAVVERWKVAARGCNT; this comes from the coding sequence ATGGACCTCGACACCACCCCGGCACTGCTCGTCGACCGCGACATCCTCGACCGCAACATCGCGCGGATGGCGCAGTCCGCCGCCTCACGAGGCCTGTCGCTGCGACCCCACGCGAAGACGCACAAGTGCTCCGAGATCGGACGACGCCAGCTCGGTGCGGGAGCCCGGGGACTGACGGTCGCGACCGTCTCCGAAGCCGAAGTCTTCGCCGACGAGGGTTTCGACGACCTGTTCGTCGCGTACCCGCTGTGGGTCGACGCTGCCCGCGGTGCACGGCTGCGCGCGCTGGCCGACCGGGTGCGCCTGACGGTCGGGATCGATTCCGCGACCGGAGCCCGGCAACTCGTCGAGCACGCCGGCACCGCGATCGGGGTGCTCATCGAGATCGACAGCGGGCACCACCGCACCGGCGTGTTGCCCGAGCAGGCCGGAACCGTGGCGTCGACGGCACGCGAGGCGGGCCTCGACGTGCGCGGCGTCTTCACCTTCCCCGGCCACTCGTACGCACCCGACGCGCCGGACAGCGCAGCACGGGAGGAAGCCGACGCACTGGCGGCAGCAGCGGCATCGCTACGAGCAGTGGGGATCGAGCCGACCGTGATCAGTGGGGGCTCCTCCCCCACGGCACTTCTCGACGTGCCCACGGTTGCAACCGAACTGCGTCCCGGCGTGTACGTCTTCGGTGATGCGCAGCAACTCGAACTCGGCGCGGTGAGCGAATCCGATATCGCGCTGACCGCCCTGGCGACCGTCGTTTCCGCTCGCGACGAGGTGGTCGTGCTCGATGCCGGTTCCAAGGTGCTCGGCGCCGACCGGGCCGCGTGGGCCACGGGGTACGGGCGCATCCTCGGAGAACCGGACGCACGCATCACCGCGCTGTCGGAGCACCACGCGACGGTGCAGTGGCCGGAGGCGTCGACGCGCCCGCGGCTCGGCGACAGGGTGCGAGTGATCCCCAACCATGTGTGCAACGCCGTGAACCTCGCGGACGAGTTGATCACGGTCTCCGGCGACGCGGTAGTCGAGCGATGGAAGGTCGCGGCAAGAGGGTGTAACACGTGA
- a CDS encoding PQQ-dependent sugar dehydrogenase: MSRTLLVGLAAAATAVYLGACASPSSPSVDEGPAGVSRTIVEHSASETATPRVTGIVASGLDTPWGVAFLPGGSALVTERNTGRIVEITDGEVREVGRVGETLAQGESGLLGIAVSPTFDTDRFVYLYVTTGSDNRVLRAVFDGTTLAEPEVILDGIPAGRIHDGGRMIFGPDGMLYVATGEAGRRELAQDPNSLGGKILRITGDGEPAPGNPDPASPVYSLGHRNVQGLAFDDRGRLWASEFGQNDVDELNLVTAGANYGWPVVEGAGGSDEFVDPVLTWPVSQASPSGLAWFEGSLWMATLRGERLWRIDVQDTDVQDTDVQGTAATATDFFVGEYGRLRTVVAAPDGSLWLTTSNRDGRGSPAGDDDRILRIEIS; encoded by the coding sequence ATGTCGCGGACACTTCTCGTCGGCTTGGCCGCCGCAGCAACAGCTGTGTACCTCGGGGCATGTGCGTCCCCGTCGAGTCCGTCCGTCGACGAGGGTCCCGCCGGGGTGAGCCGTACCATCGTCGAGCACTCGGCGTCCGAGACGGCCACTCCGCGCGTGACCGGCATCGTCGCGTCCGGTCTCGACACTCCGTGGGGAGTTGCTTTTCTTCCCGGTGGTTCTGCACTGGTGACCGAGCGCAACACCGGCCGGATCGTCGAGATCACCGACGGCGAGGTCCGCGAGGTCGGTCGCGTCGGCGAGACCCTCGCGCAGGGCGAATCGGGACTGCTGGGGATCGCGGTGTCGCCGACCTTCGACACCGACCGCTTCGTGTACCTGTACGTGACAACCGGCAGCGACAACCGGGTACTCCGAGCCGTTTTCGACGGCACCACGCTCGCCGAACCGGAGGTGATCCTCGACGGTATCCCGGCCGGGCGGATCCACGACGGCGGGCGGATGATCTTCGGTCCCGACGGGATGCTGTACGTCGCGACCGGCGAGGCGGGCCGACGCGAACTTGCCCAGGACCCGAATTCACTCGGCGGCAAGATCCTTCGCATCACGGGCGACGGCGAACCCGCGCCCGGCAATCCCGATCCGGCGTCGCCGGTGTACTCGCTCGGTCACCGCAACGTACAAGGACTCGCATTCGACGACCGGGGACGGTTGTGGGCGTCGGAGTTCGGACAGAACGACGTCGACGAGCTGAATCTCGTGACGGCCGGTGCGAACTACGGCTGGCCCGTGGTCGAAGGCGCCGGCGGGTCCGACGAATTCGTCGACCCGGTGCTCACCTGGCCGGTCTCGCAGGCGTCGCCGTCGGGCCTGGCGTGGTTCGAGGGCAGCCTGTGGATGGCGACTCTTCGTGGAGAACGATTGTGGCGCATCGACGTCCAGGACACCGATGTCCAGGACACTGACGTTCAGGGCACTGCAGCCACCGCGACCGACTTCTTCGTCGGCGAGTACGGAAGGTTGCGGACCGTCGTCGCCGCACCGGACGGCTCACTGTGGCTGACGACATCCAACCGGGACGGTCGCGGCAGCCCGGCCGGCGACGACGATCGCATCCTCCGGATCGAGATCTCCTGA
- a CDS encoding GntR family transcriptional regulator, with protein MDYKVRETEPAYAQLARQLREAVEAGRYSDGTRLPTEAELAEEHGVSRQTVRRAFQDLVADGIVYRVPGRGTFANESGRRYRRQLGSIEDLLALSADTVMQIVSPLRRGVDIDAASRLRLDTDVLYTAVFKRLHDGIPFVLTTVHLPESVAAHVLDAPELQAGASSRNTMIGLLEPHLDSPIVEAAQSITVALATEQVATELNCEVGHPLLRVDRLYSNDDGVPTELSVSYFLPEHYTYRVTLRRAGL; from the coding sequence ATGGACTACAAGGTGCGGGAAACGGAACCGGCCTACGCGCAACTCGCGCGCCAGCTCCGGGAGGCCGTCGAGGCGGGGCGGTACAGCGACGGCACGCGGCTGCCCACGGAGGCCGAACTCGCCGAGGAACACGGCGTGAGCCGGCAGACGGTGCGGCGCGCCTTCCAGGATCTCGTCGCCGACGGCATCGTCTACCGCGTTCCCGGCCGCGGCACGTTCGCGAACGAGTCGGGCCGGCGTTACCGGCGTCAGCTCGGCTCGATCGAGGATCTGCTCGCGTTGTCGGCCGACACGGTCATGCAGATCGTCTCGCCGCTGCGACGCGGAGTCGACATCGACGCCGCGAGCCGGCTGCGCCTCGACACCGACGTGCTGTACACGGCGGTCTTCAAGCGTCTGCACGACGGAATCCCGTTCGTGCTCACCACCGTTCACCTTCCGGAATCCGTCGCCGCCCACGTGCTCGACGCGCCGGAACTTCAAGCGGGTGCGTCGAGCCGCAACACGATGATCGGACTGCTCGAACCGCATCTCGACAGCCCGATCGTCGAGGCCGCGCAATCCATCACGGTCGCGCTCGCCACCGAACAGGTGGCGACCGAACTGAATTGCGAAGTGGGACATCCCCTGCTGCGCGTCGACCGGTTGTACTCGAACGACGACGGCGTGCCCACCGAGTTGTCGGTGAGTTACTTTCTGCCCGAGCACTACACCTATCGCGTCACCCTCAGGCGAGCCGGTCTCTGA
- a CDS encoding nitroreductase family deazaflavin-dependent oxidoreductase, which translates to MNPLRPVAVRIGALPWLPRYSQPIIAVDKTIQRVTRGKVTLLAIAGLPSLVLTVKGRKTGVPRSTPLLCVPHDGGWLVVGSNWGHPKAPSWAINLRAADRAQVLYDGHEYAVSVRIAEGDERERLWQVLLQTWPNYALYAKRTDRVLPVFVLTPLES; encoded by the coding sequence ATGAATCCGCTCCGACCGGTCGCCGTCCGTATCGGAGCGTTGCCGTGGTTGCCGCGGTATTCACAGCCGATCATCGCGGTGGACAAGACCATCCAACGGGTCACGCGCGGCAAGGTCACGCTGCTCGCGATCGCGGGACTGCCCTCGCTCGTGCTCACCGTGAAGGGCCGCAAGACCGGGGTGCCGCGGTCCACACCGCTGCTGTGTGTGCCGCACGACGGGGGATGGCTCGTGGTGGGGTCGAACTGGGGACACCCGAAAGCCCCGTCCTGGGCGATCAACCTGCGCGCGGCCGACCGGGCGCAGGTGCTGTACGACGGGCACGAGTACGCGGTGTCGGTGCGGATCGCGGAGGGCGACGAACGCGAGCGGCTGTGGCAGGTGCTGCTGCAGACGTGGCCGAACTACGCGCTGTACGCGAAGCGCACCGACCGGGTGCTCCCCGTCTTCGTACTGACGCCGCTCGAGTCCTGA